The window ACCGAGGCGCTCACCCAGCAGGACCAGGCTCACGACTCCCGCGGTGGCACTCACGAGGAGGTCGGAGAGCGCCTGCGGGGGGACGACCCGATGGAGGGCCTCCGAGCGGTCGACGTCCGCGGCGACGGTCACCGCGCCGCCCGCCAGCAGGACCAGGACCGGGAGGGGGACGTACGGGGTGCCCGACGGGGAGAGCAGACCCGGACCCAGGGCGCCCGCCGTGTAGCCGAGGAGCGCGGCGGTGACGACGGTGAAGACCAGCACGCGGGCGGCGCGCGATGCCGCCTGCCTGCGGCTGCGCCCGGCCAGCGCCGCGACGAGGACCCCGGCGGTCACCGCGGTGCCCGTGAGGGCCCCCCACGAGAGCGCCACGAGGCCCGCCACGAAGGACGCAGGGGATCGGGGGGCCAGGGCCTGTCCTGCCGCGGCGGTGCCGAGTGCCAGCGCGAACCCGGCCGCCACCAGAGCCACGGTGACGGCCACCGGCGCACCCGTGCCGGCCGCCCGCCTGCCCGCCCGTACGGCCAGCGCGTCGAGCGTATCGCCGAGCAGTATCCCGGCAGGGACGAGGAGACACGGCAGGAGCGCCACGACCACCCACCCCGGTCGGGCCCACCCCACGAGGACCAGGAGGACCAGGAGCACCAGGAGCACCAGGGGCACCAGGGGTCGCAGAGGCGCCAGAGGGCCGGGGAGCGCGACCTCGAGGGGGTAGCGGCGCACGGGAGGGGAGAGGATGACGGCCAGCGCCCTGGAGGCATGGACCACCGCCAGGGGCAGCGCCAGCGCGAGGGCTGCGGCGCTGAGGGCCTCCCCGGGTGCGCGGCCCGGATGCTCGAAAGCGAACACCACGCCGAGGAGGAGGAGCGTCGGGACGAACGGGGCCAGGCGGACCGCCACGCCCCTGCTCTTGGCCCTCATGACGTCGCCTTCCTCCGGGCGGTCACTGCACGGTACCGGGGCGCCCCAGGGCACGGTGTCTCCGCGGCGGCTCCCGTGCAGGAGAGGCGCGCGGACGCGCGAGCGGCACGCGGAGACGGTAGAATAGCCCTGCATGTCGACGGAGCTCCTCTGGCGGATCGACGAGATCCGCGGGCTGATCGATCCATACCTCCCCGTCCGCGACGTCTGGTTCGACGGCGGTCGGCCCGCCTTCGCCGTGGACCACCCCGGCGACCTGCGCCTGCGCTTCGAGGCGGTCCGTCGGGTCCTCGAGCCGCTGGGTCTTCTGCCGGCCCTGCGGCGTCGGCGGGACACCACGCTGCTCCTGGTGCTGCCGGCGCCGGCCGTCCCGCCGGTGCGCTACGGCCTCCACCTCCTCCTCTTCCTGGCCACGCTGGCCACGACGCTGGCCGCCGGCTACCTCCAGGCCCTCCCCCTGGTCGAGGCCGGATACCTGCGCGACGCGCTCACCGGCGCCGCCGCCTACGCCGTGCCGCTCATGGCGATCCTCCTCACCCACGAGATGGGGCACAAGGTGGCGGCCGCCCGCCGCGGGGTGCAGGCCAGCCTGCCCTACTTCATCCCGATGATCCCGCCGGTGGGCACGATGGGGGCGGTGATCGTCACCCGCCGCCCGGCGCCGGACCGCGACAGTCTCATGGACCTGGGCGCGTCGGGTCCCATCGCCGGCTTCCTGCTGTGTCTGCCCGTCCTGGCCTACGGCATCCGCCACTCCTACCTGGTGCCGCCACTGGGCGAGGGGTACATCAGCTTCCCCGACCCGCTGCTGGTGCGGTGGCTCACGGAATGGCTGCTGCGCCCGCCGGAAGGCCTGGTGGTGCTGGGCCACCCCGCCTTCTGGGCCGGGTGGTACGGGTTGTTGGTGACCAGCCTGAACCTCCTGCCGGCCAGCATGCTGGACGGCGGGCACGCGGTGCGCGCCGCGCTGGGCCCGGAGCGTCACCGCCTGGTGTCGTACGGCGGGGTGGTCCTGGCGCTGGCCCTGGGCTACCTGCCGATGGCCGTGCTGATCTGGCTCTTCCTCGCCCGCGGGCATCCGGGACCGCTCGACGACGTCACCCCGCTCAGCCCGGGGCGGGTGGTGCTGGGGCTTGTGCTCATCCTCATCTTCCTGGTCAGCACGGTACCGCTGTGGAGCCTGTGGTGGCAGTGACGCGGGCGCTCGGCCGACTGCTGGGGCCCGCCTGGACCGTCTTCCTGAAGGAGATGACCGAGGCGCTGCGCGACCGGCGGACGGTGGCCCTCGGACTGGCGGTGCCGGTGGTCCTCATGCCCGCTGTGACGCTGGGCCTGCCCGCCCTCGCCGTGCGCGAGGAGGCTCGCCTCCAGGCGGCGCCCGTGCGCGTGGCGGTGCGGGGCGCGGAGCACCTGGCGCCGTTCCTGCAGCAGGCCCGAGCGCAGGGGGCGCTGGTCGTCGTGGCCGCGCCGGAGCCGCTCGGCGCGCTGCAGGCGGGCCGTGTCGATGCGGTGCTGGAGGCCTCCCCGGTGGAGGGGGCCGTGCGGGTGCGGGTGCTCTACCAGGGGACGAGCGTGGCCTCGGTCGTGGCCCGGCAGAAGGTGACGGAGGCCCTGGCCCGCTACAGCCTGGAGGCGATGCAGGCCCGCCTGGCCGCCCTCGGGCTCGCGGCCGAGACGCTGCTGCCGTTGCACGTCGAGGTGGAGGCGGTGGGCCCCACGGTGGATACGGTCCGGGCGGCGCTGGCCACAGTGCTGCCCTTCTTCATCGCCGTGTGGATGGTGCTCGGGGGGCAGTACGCTGCCCTCGACCTGGGCGCGGGGGAGGCCGAGCGGGGCACACTGGCCGCCCTCCTTCTCACGCCCCCTCCACGGCTGGCGCTGGTCCTGGGGAAGTTCGCCACGGTGCTGCTCCTGGCGGTCTGCTCGGTGGCCCTGGTCGTGGGGGCGGTCCTGGCCACGCTCCGCGTCGGCGGCACGGCGCTCGGGCAGGCCGCCACCTCGCTTCCGCCGACCGTCGCCCTGGCGCTGCTGGCGGCCGGCCTGCCGCTGGCCGGCTTCCTCACCGCCGTCCAGCTCCTCCTCAGCCTGGTGGCGCGGAGCGTGCGCGAGGCCCAGCTCCTCTTCACCCCCCTCTACCTGGCCGTGGCCGCGGCCGTGATCCTGGCGCAGCTCCTGCCGGAGTGGGGCCGCCGGACCTGGGTCTACGCGCTCCCCTTCCTCAACAGCGGCTACCTGCTGCGAGGCGTCGTGGTGGGCACGGTCGGCGGGGTCGACGTGGGGCTGGCCGTGGTCTCCTTGCTCCTGGCCACAGGCCTCGTCCTGGCCGGTGCTGCAGCCGTCTACCGTCATGAGCGGGTCGTCTGGGGCTCATAGATCTGGGCGCTGCTGCCCTTGACGAACACAAGATCTTGTGGTAGGCTCCCTGTGCTAAGGGGCAGAGGGTCTTCCTTCCTCTGTCCACATCTTTCTCCGGCGGGACCGTCGGGATGCGCTGCCCCCACTGCCAGCACGAGGAGAGCAAGGTCCTCGACTCCCGCCCCGTCGAGGACGGTGCGGCCATCCGCCGCCGCCGGGAGTGTCTGGCCTGCGGGCGCCGCTTCACCACCTACGAACGCGTCGACCCCATCCCCCTCATGGTCGTCAAGCGCGACGGACGCCGCGAACCCTTCTCCCGCGACAAGGTGCTGGGGGGCCTGGTCAAGGCGGCGGGCAAGCGCCCCATCTCCATGGAGGCGCTGGAGGGGATCGTCCAGGCGGTGGAGCGGGAGCTGCGCAACCGCGGGGAGCGCGAGGTGCGCAGCGTGGAGATCGGCGAGATGGTCATGGAGCGCCTCCGCCCGCTCGACGACGTGGCCTACGTGCGTTTCGCCAGCGAGCACCGCCGCTTCCGGGACGTGGACACGCTGGTCGAGGAGATCGAGACGCTGAAGGCCCGGAAGGCCCGGGAGGAGGCCGGCCGGGCGCAGGTCCCGCTCCTCCCGCTGCCCGGCAGCCCGACCGACAAGGCCTGAGACCAACCGCCAGGGGGTGACCGCATTGGATCCGACCGCCGCTGCTCCGTCTCCCGCTGCTGCCTCTGCCGCGCTGTCCGCCACTGCCCCGACCACCCCAGAGCCGGGTACCGCGGCACTCACCGCGGCGCCGGGCGCGGGGGAGCCGGCGGCCCGGGCCACCGACCTGCCCCCGGAGACCCTGGCCTACTTCCAGGGGGACGAGCTGCGCGCGCGCGTCTTCTATGACAAGTACGCCCTGCGCGACCGGGAGGGGCGGGTGCTGGAGCGCACCCCGCCGGAGATGTGGCGGCGGATCGCCCGCGAGCTGGCCGGCGTGGAGGCGCCGGCGCGACGGGCGGAGTGGGAGGAGAAGTTCACCTGGCTGCTGGAGGACTTCCGCTTCATCCCCGGCGGGCGGATCATGCACGCCGCGGGCAACCCGAAGCGGGTCACGAGCTCGAACTGCTACGTCATCCCCATCCAGGAGGACTCCATCGAGGCCATCTTCGAGTGGATGAAGGAAGCCGCCCGCACCTACTCCTTCGGCGGCGGGGTGGGCGGCGACATCTCCTGCCTGCGGCCCCGGGGGGCGCCCGTGAACAACGCGGCCCGGAGCAGCACGGGGTCGGTCTCCTTCATGGAGCTGATGTCCCTCACCACCGGGACCATCGGCCAGAGCGGGCGCCGGGGGGCGCTGATGATCACCATCGCCGACCACCACCCCGACGTCCTCGACTTCGTCAGGGTCAAGCGCAACCTGGACAAGGTGCGCTACGCCAACATCAGCGTGCGCGTGTCGGACGCCTTCATGCGGGCGGTGGAGCAGGACGCCCCCTGGGAGCTCGTCTTCGAGAACGAGAAGGTGCGCGTGCGCCGGACGATCCGCGCCCGCCACCTGTGGGAGGAGCTGATCCGCGGGGCGCGCGACTACGCCGAACCGGGCGTGATCTTCTGGGACACGGTCAAACGGTGGTCGACCAGCGAGTACAACGGTATGGAGGTGATCACCACCAACCCCTGCTCGGAGATCCCGCTAGAGCCGTACGGGAACTGCAACCTCGGCAACGTGAACCTGGCCCGCTTCGTCGCGCACGCCTTCACCCCGGAGGCGCGGGTGGACTGGCAGGCGCTGGAGCGCGCGCTGCGGTACGCGACGCGGTTCCTCGACAACATCCTCGACTACAACGCCGACCGGCACCCCCTCTCGCAGCAGCGGGAGGCCAGCCTGCGCTCCCGGCGCATCGGTGTGGGCTTCACGGGGCTCGGCGACATGCTCATCATGCTCGGGCTCAAGTACGACACCGACGAGGCCGTGGCGTTCGTGGACCGGCTCTTCGAGCGCATCAAGGTCATCGTCTACGACGAGAGCGTCAACCTGGCGCGCGAGAAGGGGCCGTTCCCGGCCTACGACCCGGTGCGGCACTTCCAGTCGCCGTTCATCCAGGCGCTGCCCCAGCCGCTGCTCGACCGCATCCAGGCGCACGGGTTGCGCAACGTGGCGTTGCTCACCGTGCCGCCGGTCGGCAGCGGGGCGGCGCTGGCCGGGGTGACGAGCGGCATCGAGCCCATCTTCGACCTGGCCTACATCCGGCGCTCGGAGTCGCTCTCCCAGGAGACCTTCAAGGTCTACCATCCGCTGGTGCGGGAGTACATGGCGCGCGTCGGCCTGCGGGACGAGACGGCGCTGCCGCCGTCCTTCGTCACGGCGCACCAGATCAAGCCCGAGATGCGGGTGAAGATGCAGGCGGCCATCCAGAAACACATCGACCACGCCATCAGTAGCACGGTGAACCTGCCGCACGACACGCCGGTGGAGGAGGTCGAGCGCATCTACTTCCTGGCCTGGAAGCTGGGCTGTAAGGGCATCACCGTCTACCGGGAGGGGAGCCGCGAGGGCATCCTGCTCACCACCCAGCAGGCCAGGGCGGCGGGCGTGGTGCCATCGCCCGAGGCGGCCCGGCCGGCGCCCGTGGTCGTCACGGTTCCGGCGGCGCCGTCGCCGGCAAGCCCCGCGTCGGTCGCCGCGCCGGCGCCCGCGCCCACGGCGACCCTGGCGACCGCAGCGGGCGCCTGCCCCGGCGTCACCCCCGCCCCGCGGCCCCGCCCGAAGGTGACCGTCGGCCGCACCGAGCGCGTCGAGACCCCCCGCGGCCGCATCTACGTCGTGGTGAACGAGGACGAGATCGGCATCAGCGAGGTCTTCGTCCACTCCTTCGACGTCGAGGCCGAGGCCATCGGCCGCCTGGCCTCGCTGGCCCTGCGCGCCGGCGTGGACCCCCGTCAGGTCCTGGAGCAGCTCTGGCGGGTCCAGAGCAAAGAGGTGGCCCTCGACCGCAGCGTGGACGGGACGGTGGTGCGCGTCTCCACCATCGCCCAGGCCGTGGCCCTGGCGCTGGGGCGGGCTCTCTACGGGGACGGGTTCCGGCCCGACCGCGTCTTCCCGCGGGCGGAGGCCCTGCCGGAGCCGGCGGTGCGCACCCGCCAGGAGCGGCTCCGCTTCCAGGCGAATCGGTCCGAGGAGGAGCCGGCGCCTGTGGGCGTCCCCGCCTCCCCCCCGGCGACGCCGGCCGTCGTCTCCGAGGGCAACGGGCGTCAGCAGGGCGCCGGTGAGGTCGGCTGGCCGCTCGAGTTCGTTGGCATCTGCCCCGACTGCGGGGCCAACCTGATCCAGACGAACGGGTGTGCTACCTGCCCATCCTGCGGGTACGCCAGGTGCTGACGCGGTGACGACGCCGCCCGCGACCGGGGCGGCCACCTGACCCCCGGGCCACAGCCCGGAAGGAGGAGCCTATGACCCTGACCCCCGGGAGCGACCAGGACCGCCTGCTGGCGGGGCTCGGCTACCCGATCTGGCCCGTCGCCATCGTCGTACTCCTCACCGACCTGAAGCGCAGCGCCTTCCTGCGCTACCACGCCGTCCAGTCGGTGGGGCTCGGCCTCAGCTACGTGGTGGTCGCCATCGCGCTGGCCATCGTCACGAGTGTGCCCGGGTTGTGGTGGCTGGGGATGCTCACCTGGTGGATCGGCCTGGTCTGGCTGATCCTGGCGCTGGTCTACGGCTACCGGGCCTACCAGGGCCAGACCTTCACCATCCCCGTCGTCAGCGACCTGGTGGCCCGCTACCAGCAGACCTGACCCCTCCCGGCGCTCCCTGTCGCAGGCCGCCCCGCAGGGCTATGATGAGGGTGGCGGTGCCGTGCGCAGCGAATCCTGTCCGTCCACTCGAGGTCTGAAGCCGGAGCGGGGCCCCGGGCGCGGGCGGGGCACGCGGCCGCGGTCGGGGGCCCACGCAGCAGGCGCGAATCCGGAAGCGGGGGAGGGGGACGTGTGAGGAACCGACAGCACGTACTGGTGAGAGGCCTGGTCGTGCTCCTGCTGGCGGCGGTCGTCGCGGGGCCGGTGCCGGCGGCGCAGGCGCAGACGCGCCTGGTGATGGCGTTCGTCCCGTCGCTGGATGCCGAGCGCGTCCTGGCCAGCGGACGCACCGTGGCCCGCATGCTGGAGGTGGCCACCGGGTACAGCATCGAGGCCACGGTGCCGACCAGCTACGCCGCGACCATCGAGGCGCTGTGCGCCGGGCGCGTGCACATCGCCTGGTTTGCGCCCGCATCGTACGTCTTGGCCAACGCCCGATGCGGCGCGGAGGTGGGGCTGATCAGTATTCGGGCCAACCTGCCCTACTACGGGTCGCAGATCCTGGTGCGCAGCGACGTGCCGGCTCGGAGCATCGCCGACCTGCGCGGCAAGCGGTTCGCCTTCGGCGATCCCGCCTCGACCTCCAGCTACATCTGGCCCGCGGTCTACATCAAGAAGAAGGGCTTCGACCCCAACACCTTCTTCAGTCAGGTGATCTTCGCCGGCGGGCACGACCGGGTGGTCATCGCCATCTACCAGGGGAGCGTGGACGCCGGGGCCACCTTCGGGGACCGCTTTGGCAGCGACGCACGCGAGCGGGTGATGCGGCAGTTTCCCGACGTCAAGGAGAAGGTGCGGATCCTCGAGTACGTGGGCCCGCCGACCATCGGCTACATCCCCAATGACACGATCAGCTTCCGGAAGGAGCTGCCCGACGAGGTCAAGCAGCGGATCATCCGGGCCATGTTCCACATCGCCCAGACCCCGCCCGGGCGGGAGGCGGTTAACGCGCTGTACCAGCACGAGGGCTACGCCACGTACGAGGACCTGATCAAGAAGTACAACGTCGACCCGCGGCAGGTCCCCAACCTGGACGCGTTCTTCAACCCCATCCGGGACGCGATCAAGCTGCTGGGGCTCGACCTCAACCGGATCGTCCGGTAGCCGGCATGAGGGACGCGGTCGGCGGGGAGGGGCGCCCGGCCCCTCCCCCCATCGGCCGATGGAGGCGACGCACCGGCCCATGAAGGGCGCGGCCGTCCGCGTGGAGCACCTGGTCAAGGTCTTCCCGGACGGGACGCGGGCACTCGACGACGTCTCCTTCACGGTGCGGCCGGGGGAGTTCCTCATCGTCATCGGGCTGTCCGGGTCGGGCAAGTCCACCCTGTTGCGCTGCATCAACCGCCTGATCGAACCCACGTCGGGCAAGGTCTACATCGACGACGTGGACGTGACCGCCCTCCGGCCCGACGAGCTGCGGCGCCTGCGCCGCCAGATCGGCATGATCTTCCAGCAGTTCAACCTGGTGAAGCGCTCGCCGGTGCTGACCAACGTGCTGGCCGGGCGGCTGGGCTACCTGCCCCCCTCCCAGGCGCTCCTGAACTACTTCCCCCGCGACGAGGTGGCCCGGGCCCTGGCGAACCTGGAGCGAGTGGGCATCGCCGAGAAGGCCCGCACCCGCGCCGACCAGCTCTCGGGCGGCCAGCAGCAGCGCGTGGGCATCGCCCGCGCCCTGATGCAGGAGCCCCGCCTCATCCTGGCGGACGAACCGGTGGCCAGCCTCGATCCCGCCACCTCGCACTCGATCCTCAAGTACGTGGAGGAGCTCAACCGCAAGGAGGGCATCACCGTCATCTGCAGCCTCCACTTCCTCAGCCTGGCCCGCCGGTACGGGACCCGCGTCATCGCCCTCAAGCAGGGCCGTCTGGTCTTCGAGGGGCTCCCCCACGAGATCGACGAGCGCCGGTTCCGCGAGATCTACGGGGAGGAGGCCGTGGAGGTGGAGATCGCATGAGCGCCACCAGGCAGCGGCGGGGGCGTCTCCGGGAGGTCGTCGCCGGGCATGGCTGAGCGCGCCGTCCCCCAGCGGGTCCCGCCGGTGGCCGTGCCCCGGCCGCGCACCCGTCCGTGGACGCTGGCCCTGCTGCTCGTCGGGCTGGCGGTCGTCTACGCATACGGGTGGAAGGTCACGCAGATCAACCTGGGAGACCTCGTCACCAAGGCGCCCCTGGTGAAGCCGCTGGTGCGCGACCTGGTGCGCCCCGACCTGGTGACCTGGGCGCCGCGCCTGCAGGAGGCCGCCGCCGGCTTCGCCTTCTTCCCCGCCACCCCGCCGTCGGTCGAGGCCCCGCCGGGCGGCCCCCGCCTCCTCCTCTCCAGCCCGGTGGGGCAACCCGGCCAGCGCCTCGTCGTCCGCGGCGAGGGCTTTGCCCCGAACCGGCCGGGGGAGCTGCTCTGGGAGGACCAGTCCGGCTCCCGGGCCCGCGCGGCGGGGTTCCGCACCGACGGCCAGGGGCAGTTCGCCGTCACCCTCACCGTCCCCGACCTCATCGGCCAGTCCCACCGCCTCATCGCCCAGGTCCAGGTGGGCGGGCGGGTGCTGCGCCCCAGCCAGACGCTCACCCTGGTGGCGGCCCGAATCGTCGAGACGATCTTCCTGGCGCTCATGGGGACGACCATCGCCGTGGTCTTCGCCGTCCCGCTAAGCTTCCTGGCCGCGAAGAACCTCATGCGCGGCCCGCTGGGGACCGTGGTCTACGGCGTCGTGCGCACGGTGCTCAACATCCTGCGCTCCATCGAGCCGCTCATCATGGCGACGGTCTTCGCCGTCTGGGTGGGCATCGGGCCGTTCGCCGGGGTGCTGGCGCTGGCGCTCCACTCGGTGGCCTCGCTGGGGAAGCTCTACTCGGAGCAGATCGAGTCCATCGACCCCGGGCCCATCGAGGCGATCACCGCCACGGGGGCCAGCCCGCTCCAGGTGATCCGCTACGCGGTGATCCCGCAGATCGTCCCGCCGTTCATCGCCTTCACCATCTACCGGTGGGACATCAACGTGCGCATGTCCACGGTCATCGGCATGGTGGGGGGTGGCGGCGTGGGCTTCCTCCTCATGCAGTACATCAACCTGCTGCAGTGGCAGCAGGCCGCCACCGCGGTGTGGGCGATCACCCTCGTCGTCGCCGCCATGGACTACCTGAGCGCGGCGATCCGGGAGCGTGTCGTCTGAAGGTGGCGCGCGGCCACCCGGGCCGCCCCCGTCCCGCAGGGTCGAGCCCGCGGCCGGCCGTGGCCACCGCGATCCCGCTCCTGCGTGCCCCCACCCTCGCCGGGGTGACCCACGCCTTCACCACCCGGCGGGGCGGGGTGAGCGACGGGCCCTTCGCCACCCTCAACCTGGGCCGCGGCGCTGGCGACGACCCGGCCTGCGTGGCCGAGAACCGCCGCCGTGTCCTGTCGGCCCTCGGGGTGGACCCCGCCGGTCACGTCGAGGCCACCCAGGTGCACGGCACCGCGGTGGTGGTGGTCACCCGCGCCGACGCGGGCAGGGCGGTGGCGGGCGCCGACGGGCTCCTCACCGCGGATCCGGCGGTGACGCTGGCGGTGCACGCCGCCGACTGCGTCCCCATCCTGCTGTGGGACCCGCGGCGCGGGGCCGTCGGCGCGGTGCACGCCGGGTGGCGGGGGACCGCCGCGGGCATCGCCGGCGCGGCCGTGGCGGCCATGGTCCGGGCCTTCGGCACCGACCCACGGGACCTGCGCGTCGCGCTGGGCCCGGCCATCGGACCCGACCACTACGAGGTGGGCCCCGAGGTGGTGGCGGCGTTCCAGGCACGGCCCCGGGCCCGGGCCGTGGTGCGGCCCGGGCAGGGCGACCGGGGCTTCCTCGACCTGTGGGAGGCCAACCGGCTCGAGCTCATCGCCGCCGGCGTGCCGCCCGGGCAGATCTGGGTGAGCCGGCGCTGCACCGCCTGCCACCCCGAGCTGTGGTTCTCCTACCGCCGCGACGGGACGACCGGCCGCCAGGCCGGGTTGATCAGCCCGCGCCGCAGCCCACGCCCGGCCGCGCCCGCCGGGCGGCGCGGTGGGGCGGCGACGGGCGGAGATCGCCCGGCGCCCATCGGCGCCCATAGGAGTCGACGGAGGGCCGTAGAATAGGTGTCCCGGTCGCCGGACGCGCTCGCCTCCCGGCTGGCGCAGGTGCG of the Armatimonadota bacterium genome contains:
- a CDS encoding site-2 protease family protein, whose translation is MSTELLWRIDEIRGLIDPYLPVRDVWFDGGRPAFAVDHPGDLRLRFEAVRRVLEPLGLLPALRRRRDTTLLLVLPAPAVPPVRYGLHLLLFLATLATTLAAGYLQALPLVEAGYLRDALTGAAAYAVPLMAILLTHEMGHKVAAARRGVQASLPYFIPMIPPVGTMGAVIVTRRPAPDRDSLMDLGASGPIAGFLLCLPVLAYGIRHSYLVPPLGEGYISFPDPLLVRWLTEWLLRPPEGLVVLGHPAFWAGWYGLLVTSLNLLPASMLDGGHAVRAALGPERHRLVSYGGVVLALALGYLPMAVLIWLFLARGHPGPLDDVTPLSPGRVVLGLVLILIFLVSTVPLWSLWWQ
- a CDS encoding ABC transporter permease subunit, which translates into the protein MAVTRALGRLLGPAWTVFLKEMTEALRDRRTVALGLAVPVVLMPAVTLGLPALAVREEARLQAAPVRVAVRGAEHLAPFLQQARAQGALVVVAAPEPLGALQAGRVDAVLEASPVEGAVRVRVLYQGTSVASVVARQKVTEALARYSLEAMQARLAALGLAAETLLPLHVEVEAVGPTVDTVRAALATVLPFFIAVWMVLGGQYAALDLGAGEAERGTLAALLLTPPPRLALVLGKFATVLLLAVCSVALVVGAVLATLRVGGTALGQAATSLPPTVALALLAAGLPLAGFLTAVQLLLSLVARSVREAQLLFTPLYLAVAAAVILAQLLPEWGRRTWVYALPFLNSGYLLRGVVVGTVGGVDVGLAVVSLLLATGLVLAGAAAVYRHERVVWGS
- the nrdR gene encoding transcriptional regulator NrdR, whose amino-acid sequence is MRCPHCQHEESKVLDSRPVEDGAAIRRRRECLACGRRFTTYERVDPIPLMVVKRDGRREPFSRDKVLGGLVKAAGKRPISMEALEGIVQAVERELRNRGEREVRSVEIGEMVMERLRPLDDVAYVRFASEHRRFRDVDTLVEEIETLKARKAREEAGRAQVPLLPLPGSPTDKA
- a CDS encoding adenosylcobalamin-dependent ribonucleoside-diphosphate reductase gives rise to the protein MTALDPTAAAPSPAAASAALSATAPTTPEPGTAALTAAPGAGEPAARATDLPPETLAYFQGDELRARVFYDKYALRDREGRVLERTPPEMWRRIARELAGVEAPARRAEWEEKFTWLLEDFRFIPGGRIMHAAGNPKRVTSSNCYVIPIQEDSIEAIFEWMKEAARTYSFGGGVGGDISCLRPRGAPVNNAARSSTGSVSFMELMSLTTGTIGQSGRRGALMITIADHHPDVLDFVRVKRNLDKVRYANISVRVSDAFMRAVEQDAPWELVFENEKVRVRRTIRARHLWEELIRGARDYAEPGVIFWDTVKRWSTSEYNGMEVITTNPCSEIPLEPYGNCNLGNVNLARFVAHAFTPEARVDWQALERALRYATRFLDNILDYNADRHPLSQQREASLRSRRIGVGFTGLGDMLIMLGLKYDTDEAVAFVDRLFERIKVIVYDESVNLAREKGPFPAYDPVRHFQSPFIQALPQPLLDRIQAHGLRNVALLTVPPVGSGAALAGVTSGIEPIFDLAYIRRSESLSQETFKVYHPLVREYMARVGLRDETALPPSFVTAHQIKPEMRVKMQAAIQKHIDHAISSTVNLPHDTPVEEVERIYFLAWKLGCKGITVYREGSREGILLTTQQARAAGVVPSPEAARPAPVVVTVPAAPSPASPASVAAPAPAPTATLATAAGACPGVTPAPRPRPKVTVGRTERVETPRGRIYVVVNEDEIGISEVFVHSFDVEAEAIGRLASLALRAGVDPRQVLEQLWRVQSKEVALDRSVDGTVVRVSTIAQAVALALGRALYGDGFRPDRVFPRAEALPEPAVRTRQERLRFQANRSEEEPAPVGVPASPPATPAVVSEGNGRQQGAGEVGWPLEFVGICPDCGANLIQTNGCATCPSCGYARC
- a CDS encoding DUF4870 domain-containing protein; protein product: MTLTPGSDQDRLLAGLGYPIWPVAIVVLLTDLKRSAFLRYHAVQSVGLGLSYVVVAIALAIVTSVPGLWWLGMLTWWIGLVWLILALVYGYRAYQGQTFTIPVVSDLVARYQQT
- a CDS encoding phosphate/phosphite/phosphonate ABC transporter substrate-binding protein; protein product: MRGLVVLLLAAVVAGPVPAAQAQTRLVMAFVPSLDAERVLASGRTVARMLEVATGYSIEATVPTSYAATIEALCAGRVHIAWFAPASYVLANARCGAEVGLISIRANLPYYGSQILVRSDVPARSIADLRGKRFAFGDPASTSSYIWPAVYIKKKGFDPNTFFSQVIFAGGHDRVVIAIYQGSVDAGATFGDRFGSDARERVMRQFPDVKEKVRILEYVGPPTIGYIPNDTISFRKELPDEVKQRIIRAMFHIAQTPPGREAVNALYQHEGYATYEDLIKKYNVDPRQVPNLDAFFNPIRDAIKLLGLDLNRIVR
- the phnC gene encoding phosphonate ABC transporter ATP-binding protein; the encoded protein is MKGAAVRVEHLVKVFPDGTRALDDVSFTVRPGEFLIVIGLSGSGKSTLLRCINRLIEPTSGKVYIDDVDVTALRPDELRRLRRQIGMIFQQFNLVKRSPVLTNVLAGRLGYLPPSQALLNYFPRDEVARALANLERVGIAEKARTRADQLSGGQQQRVGIARALMQEPRLILADEPVASLDPATSHSILKYVEELNRKEGITVICSLHFLSLARRYGTRVIALKQGRLVFEGLPHEIDERRFREIYGEEAVEVEIA
- the phnE gene encoding phosphonate ABC transporter, permease protein PhnE — its product is MAERAVPQRVPPVAVPRPRTRPWTLALLLVGLAVVYAYGWKVTQINLGDLVTKAPLVKPLVRDLVRPDLVTWAPRLQEAAAGFAFFPATPPSVEAPPGGPRLLLSSPVGQPGQRLVVRGEGFAPNRPGELLWEDQSGSRARAAGFRTDGQGQFAVTLTVPDLIGQSHRLIAQVQVGGRVLRPSQTLTLVAARIVETIFLALMGTTIAVVFAVPLSFLAAKNLMRGPLGTVVYGVVRTVLNILRSIEPLIMATVFAVWVGIGPFAGVLALALHSVASLGKLYSEQIESIDPGPIEAITATGASPLQVIRYAVIPQIVPPFIAFTIYRWDINVRMSTVIGMVGGGGVGFLLMQYINLLQWQQAATAVWAITLVVAAMDYLSAAIRERVV
- the pgeF gene encoding peptidoglycan editing factor PgeF, with amino-acid sequence MATAIPLLRAPTLAGVTHAFTTRRGGVSDGPFATLNLGRGAGDDPACVAENRRRVLSALGVDPAGHVEATQVHGTAVVVVTRADAGRAVAGADGLLTADPAVTLAVHAADCVPILLWDPRRGAVGAVHAGWRGTAAGIAGAAVAAMVRAFGTDPRDLRVALGPAIGPDHYEVGPEVVAAFQARPRARAVVRPGQGDRGFLDLWEANRLELIAAGVPPGQIWVSRRCTACHPELWFSYRRDGTTGRQAGLISPRRSPRPAAPAGRRGGAATGGDRPAPIGAHRSRRRAVE